Proteins co-encoded in one Pocillopora verrucosa isolate sample1 chromosome 1, ASM3666991v2, whole genome shotgun sequence genomic window:
- the LOC131780659 gene encoding slit homolog 2 protein-like, with amino-acid sequence MSNMWTFTFVLVAIIAEVYSRYIPDFNTTYRPQVEKGQYVEIELGLWMDPDSPRAPCAYEEYLEIRDGYNQSGNLLGVFCGRYVPRIKLRSSGKNMWLRFSSHHGYVLTYNTYEGKVLNVTVPTHLEKVAKTQFVLLNHSSSLWCPAEGGPAPRIVWRKNGAVVQNSTSVRLQINVTEEERNTNYNCEVDDHGLLKWKNISLVVEKCPQQCQCKVLKGNMRSLVSADCRTKQLKSIPQKIPRATGKLTLSNNKLKHLPKEVFSRNSDLLKLDLSKNELQKLPAGAFSYNTRLEYL; translated from the exons ATGTCTAACATGTGGACTTTCACTTTTGTTTTGG TTGCAATAATCGCGGAAGTATACTCCCGATACATCCCAGACTTTAATACAACCTACCGTCCTCAAGTAGAAAAAGGGCAATATGTGGAAATAGAATTGGGGCTATGGATGGACCCTGACTCACCTAGAGCACCATGTGCTTATGAGGAATATCTTGAGATCCGTGATGGGTATAATCAGTCTGGAAATCTTTTGGGTGTATTTTGTGGAAGATACGTTCCTCGCATTAAACTACGTTCCAGTGGAAAGAACATGTGGTTGAGATTTTCATCTCACCATGGATACGTGCTAACGTACAATACCTATGAGGGAAAAGTACTAAATGTAACAG TTCCTACTCACCTAGAAAAGGTCGCAAAAACTCAGTTTGTCCTGCTCAATCATTCATCATCTCTGTGGTGCCCGGCGGAAGGTGGACCAGCTCCTCGcattgtttggagaaagaatGGCGCTGTTGTGCAAAACAGCACTAGCGTGCGACTTCAAATCAACGTCactgaagaagaaagaaatacaaattaCAACTGCGAAGTGGACGACCATGGCCTGTTGAAGTGGAAAAACATCAGTCTTGTTGTTGAGA aGTGCCCTCAACAGTGCCAATGCAAAGTCCTTAAAGGTAACATGAGGAGCTTAGTATCGGCCGATTGTAGAACGAAACAGCTTAAGTCAATTCCACAGAAAATTCCCCGAGCAACAGGAAAACT CACGCTCTCAAACAACAAACTGAAGCACTTGCCGAAGGAAGTTTTCAGCAGAAATTCTGATTTGCTAAAATT GGACCTGTCCAAGAACGAGTTGCAGAAGTTGCCAGCAGGGGCCTTTAGTTACAACACAAGGCTAGAATATCTGTAA
- the LOC131782964 gene encoding extended synaptotagmin-2-A-like gives MILRVIYDVVEGFVVLPNRITVPLTDIDPYELKYPLPDGVLHIELIKKDIVIISKGSSDPNVILRVGAKTFCIKTKDNTVNPIWNEVFKC, from the exons ATGATCCTTAGAGTAATATATGATGTTGTGGAGGGATTTGTGGTTCTCCCAAACAGGATCACAGTTCCTTTGACTGACATTGATCCGTATGAACTAAAATACCCTTTGCCTGAC GGTGTCCTTCACATTGAATTAATCAAGAAAGACATTGTTATCATTTCTAAAGGTTCTTCAGATCCAAATGTCATTCTCAGAG TGGGAGCCAAGACATTCTGCATAAAGACAAAGGACAACACAGTGAATCCAATATGGAATGAAGTGTTCAAG TGTTGA